The following coding sequences lie in one Streptomyces venezuelae genomic window:
- the gatC gene encoding Asp-tRNA(Asn)/Glu-tRNA(Gln) amidotransferase subunit GatC, with amino-acid sequence MPGITREEVAHLARLARLELKAEELDHFAGQLDDIIGAVARVSEVADQDVPPTSHPLPLTNVMRADEVRPSLTPEQALSGAPAQEQQRFKVPQILGED; translated from the coding sequence ATGCCTGGCATCACGCGCGAGGAGGTCGCCCACCTCGCCCGCCTTGCACGTCTGGAGCTGAAGGCCGAGGAGCTCGACCACTTCGCCGGACAGCTCGACGACATCATCGGCGCGGTCGCCCGCGTCTCGGAGGTCGCCGACCAAGACGTACCGCCGACCTCGCACCCGCTGCCGCTGACCAACGTCATGCGCGCGGACGAGGTCCGCCCGTCGCTCACCCCCGAGCAGGCGCTCTCGGGCGCCCCCGCCCAGGAGCAGCAGCGTTTCAAGGTGCCGCAGATCCTGGGGGAGGACTGA
- the gatA gene encoding Asp-tRNA(Asn)/Glu-tRNA(Gln) amidotransferase subunit GatA, producing MTDIIKLTAAEIASRIASGELTAVEVTEAHLARIDAVDEKVHAFLHVDREGALAQARAVDEKRARGEKLGPLAGVPVALKDIFTTEGVPTTVGSKILEGWIPPYDATVTKRLKAADVVILGKTNMDEFAMGSSTENSAYGPTGNPWDLTRIPGGSGGGSSAALASYESPLALGTDTGGSIRQPAAVTGTVGVKPTYGGVSRYGMVAFSSSLDQGGPCARTVLDAALLHEVIAGHDELDSTSIDAPVPPVVEAARNGSVQGMRVGVVKQFRGEGYQAGVVQRFDESVELLKELGAEIVELDCPTFDLALSAYYLIAPSECSSNLARFDAMRYGLRVGDDGTRSAEEVTALTREAGFGDEVKRRVILGTYALSSGYYDAYYGSAQKVRTLITREFEAAFEQVDVIVSPTTPTTAFPIGERADDPMAMYLADLCTIPTNLAGNAAMSLPCGLAPEDGLPVGLQIIAPAMKDDRLYKVGAAVEAAFVERWGHPLLEEAPSL from the coding sequence ATGACGGACATCATCAAGCTCACCGCAGCAGAGATCGCGTCGAGGATCGCCTCCGGCGAGCTCACCGCGGTCGAGGTCACCGAGGCCCACCTGGCCCGCATCGACGCCGTCGACGAGAAGGTCCACGCCTTCCTGCACGTCGACCGCGAGGGCGCCCTCGCGCAGGCCCGCGCCGTCGACGAGAAGCGTGCCCGGGGCGAGAAGCTCGGCCCGCTGGCCGGCGTCCCCGTCGCGCTCAAGGACATCTTCACCACCGAAGGCGTGCCGACCACCGTCGGCTCGAAGATCCTCGAGGGCTGGATCCCGCCGTACGACGCGACCGTCACCAAGCGCCTGAAGGCCGCCGACGTCGTCATCCTCGGCAAGACCAACATGGACGAGTTCGCCATGGGGTCCTCCACGGAGAACAGCGCGTACGGCCCCACCGGCAACCCCTGGGACCTCACCCGCATCCCCGGCGGCTCCGGCGGCGGCTCCTCCGCGGCCCTCGCCTCGTACGAGAGTCCCCTCGCCCTCGGCACGGACACCGGCGGCTCGATCCGCCAGCCCGCGGCCGTCACCGGCACGGTCGGCGTCAAGCCGACCTACGGCGGCGTGTCCCGCTACGGCATGGTCGCGTTCAGCTCCAGCCTCGACCAGGGCGGCCCCTGCGCCCGCACCGTGCTCGACGCCGCGCTGCTGCACGAGGTCATCGCCGGTCACGACGAGCTCGACTCGACGTCCATCGACGCCCCGGTCCCGCCGGTCGTCGAGGCCGCCCGCAACGGCTCCGTCCAGGGCATGCGCGTCGGCGTCGTCAAGCAGTTCCGCGGCGAGGGCTACCAGGCCGGTGTCGTGCAGCGCTTCGACGAGTCGGTGGAGCTGCTCAAGGAGCTCGGCGCCGAGATCGTCGAGCTGGACTGCCCGACGTTCGACCTGGCGCTCTCCGCGTACTACCTGATCGCGCCCTCCGAGTGCTCCTCGAACCTCGCCCGCTTCGACGCCATGCGCTACGGCCTGCGCGTCGGCGACGACGGCACCCGTTCCGCGGAGGAGGTCACCGCGCTCACCCGTGAGGCCGGCTTCGGCGACGAGGTCAAGCGCCGCGTCATCCTCGGCACGTACGCGCTCAGCTCCGGCTACTACGACGCGTACTACGGCAGCGCCCAGAAGGTCCGTACGCTCATCACCCGCGAGTTCGAAGCGGCGTTCGAGCAGGTCGACGTGATCGTCTCCCCGACGACGCCGACCACCGCGTTCCCGATCGGCGAGCGCGCCGACGACCCGATGGCGATGTACCTCGCCGACCTGTGCACCATCCCGACCAACCTGGCGGGCAACGCCGCCATGTCGCTGCCCTGCGGCCTCGCGCCGGAGGACGGCCTGCCCGTCGGACTGCAGATCATCGCCCCCGCCATGAAGGACGACCGGCTGTACAAGGTCGGCGCTGCCGTCGAGGCCGCCTTCGTGGAAAGGTGGGGTCACCCGCTGCTTGAGGAGGCACCGTCGCTGTGA
- the gatB gene encoding Asp-tRNA(Asn)/Glu-tRNA(Gln) amidotransferase subunit GatB yields MTVTSDLVSYEEALATYDPVMGLEVHVELGTKTKMFCGCSTALKQDANSQTCPTCLGLPGALPVVNEIGVESAIKIGLALNCEIAEWCRFARKNYFYPDMPKNFQTSQYDEPIAFNGYLDVQLEDGEIFRVEIERAHMEEDTGKSTHVGGATGRIHGASHSLLDYNRAGIPLIEIVTKPIEGAGERAPEVAKAYVAELRELIKALDVSEARMDKGQMRCDVNLSLRPKGQQEFGTRSETKNVNSLRSVERAARFEIQRHAAVLNSGGTIVQETRHFHEDDGSTTSGRIKDNAEDYRYFPEPDLVPVAPAREWVEKLRAGLPEMPRVRRNRLREEWGISEHDMQSILNAGAVEPIVATIEAGADAGSARKWWMGELARNANESGVALEELPITPAHVARVTALVSAGDLNDKLARQVIEGVLKGEGTPDEVVEKRGLKVVSDEGALTAAVDEAIAGNPGVADKIRGGKVAAAGALVGAVMKATRGQADAARVKELILEKLGVSEG; encoded by the coding sequence GTGACTGTCACTTCTGACCTGGTGTCGTACGAGGAAGCCCTCGCGACGTACGACCCCGTCATGGGCCTTGAGGTCCATGTCGAGCTCGGCACCAAGACCAAGATGTTCTGCGGCTGCTCGACCGCGCTCAAGCAGGACGCCAACAGCCAGACCTGCCCGACCTGTCTCGGCCTGCCCGGCGCCCTGCCGGTCGTCAACGAGATCGGTGTCGAGTCCGCGATCAAGATCGGCCTCGCGCTGAACTGCGAGATCGCCGAGTGGTGCCGCTTCGCCCGGAAGAACTACTTCTATCCGGACATGCCGAAGAACTTCCAGACCTCCCAGTACGACGAGCCGATCGCCTTCAACGGCTATCTGGACGTCCAGCTGGAGGACGGCGAGATCTTCCGCGTCGAGATCGAGCGCGCCCACATGGAGGAGGACACCGGCAAGTCCACGCACGTGGGCGGCGCGACGGGCCGTATCCACGGCGCCTCGCACTCCCTCCTGGACTACAACCGCGCCGGCATCCCGCTCATCGAGATCGTCACCAAGCCGATCGAGGGCGCGGGCGAGCGTGCCCCCGAGGTCGCCAAGGCGTACGTCGCCGAGCTGCGCGAGCTCATCAAGGCGCTCGACGTCTCCGAGGCCCGGATGGACAAGGGCCAGATGCGCTGCGACGTGAACCTCTCGCTGCGCCCGAAGGGTCAGCAGGAGTTCGGCACGCGCAGCGAGACGAAGAACGTCAACTCGCTGCGCTCCGTGGAGCGCGCGGCGCGCTTCGAGATCCAGCGCCACGCGGCGGTCCTGAACTCCGGCGGCACCATCGTGCAGGAGACCCGTCACTTCCACGAGGACGACGGGTCCACCACCTCCGGCCGCATCAAGGACAACGCCGAGGACTACCGGTACTTCCCGGAGCCCGACCTCGTCCCCGTCGCCCCGGCCCGCGAGTGGGTCGAGAAGCTGCGGGCGGGTCTCCCCGAGATGCCGCGCGTGCGCCGCAACCGCCTCCGCGAGGAATGGGGCATCAGCGAGCACGACATGCAGTCGATCCTCAACGCGGGCGCGGTCGAGCCGATCGTCGCCACCATCGAGGCGGGCGCCGACGCGGGGTCGGCCCGCAAGTGGTGGATGGGCGAGCTGGCCCGAAACGCCAACGAGTCGGGTGTCGCCCTCGAGGAGCTTCCGATCACTCCGGCGCACGTCGCCCGGGTGACCGCGCTCGTCTCCGCGGGCGACCTGAACGACAAGCTGGCCCGCCAGGTCATCGAGGGTGTCCTGAAGGGCGAGGGCACGCCGGACGAGGTCGTGGAGAAGCGCGGCCTGAAGGTCGTCTCGGACGAGGGCGCCTTGACGGCCGCCGTCGACGAGGCCATCGCCGGCAACCCGGGTGTCGCGGACAAGATCCGCGGCGGCAAGGTCGCGGCCGCCGGTGCGCTGGTCGGCGCGGTCATGAAGGCCACCCGTGGCCAGGCCGACGCGGCCCGCGTCAAGGAGCTGATCCTGGAGAAGCTGGGCGTCAGCGAAGGCTGA
- a CDS encoding SMI1/KNR4 family protein, producing the protein MEHANRIATFTELLGPPADAAPAVDWASVEAWLEVPLPGDYKSLVTAYGPVEIGHPGTASIRLHTPCVSADGRYAYGAWVVETHRHSAIRPGMFTQERRRFLPDEGGLLAFATTSAGDHLFWDTSVSKDPDAWPVVLLTTSVAVGGAAPWVTYEMPLLEFLHTALHDGVPVPGEPGGLLGPLPPATRTWAPLAGAAPWSPPPRGTYVDARQHAALTEGEGLAAITALIPPPLTPHLGKGSWEALFERLGTRLPADFVALSEAYGAGNWSWWLDMPAPLDLDHRLGLARGTEEMLEGYRSLRESFPQYYPMPAWPEPGGFLPVASTIDGDQIGWCAEGDDPDRWRVAVNPRHADQGPPLETNFTETLLNWLRGGRPVGDGFYWLRKDQDPLEHMFFEPFGEPREEP; encoded by the coding sequence ATGGAACACGCCAACCGCATCGCCACCTTCACGGAGCTGCTCGGACCGCCCGCCGACGCCGCGCCCGCCGTCGACTGGGCCTCGGTGGAGGCCTGGCTCGAAGTCCCGCTCCCCGGGGACTACAAGTCGCTGGTGACGGCGTACGGCCCGGTGGAAATAGGCCACCCCGGCACGGCTTCCATACGGCTGCACACGCCCTGTGTGAGCGCCGACGGGCGGTATGCGTACGGGGCGTGGGTGGTCGAGACCCACCGGCACTCGGCCATCAGGCCGGGCATGTTCACCCAGGAACGGCGCCGGTTCCTGCCCGACGAGGGCGGCCTCCTCGCCTTCGCCACGACGTCGGCGGGCGACCACCTGTTCTGGGACACCTCGGTCTCGAAGGACCCCGACGCGTGGCCCGTGGTGCTCCTGACCACGTCCGTCGCGGTCGGCGGCGCCGCCCCCTGGGTGACGTACGAGATGCCGCTCCTGGAGTTCCTGCACACCGCGCTCCACGACGGCGTGCCCGTCCCCGGCGAGCCCGGCGGCCTCCTCGGCCCGCTGCCGCCCGCGACGCGCACCTGGGCGCCGCTGGCCGGTGCCGCGCCGTGGTCGCCCCCGCCCCGGGGGACGTACGTCGACGCACGCCAGCACGCCGCGCTCACCGAGGGCGAGGGCCTGGCGGCGATCACCGCGCTGATACCGCCGCCGCTCACCCCCCACCTGGGCAAGGGCAGTTGGGAGGCGCTCTTCGAACGGCTCGGGACGCGGCTTCCCGCGGACTTCGTGGCGCTGTCGGAGGCGTACGGCGCGGGGAACTGGAGCTGGTGGCTCGACATGCCGGCGCCGCTCGACCTCGACCACCGGCTCGGCCTCGCGCGGGGCACGGAGGAGATGCTGGAGGGGTACCGCAGCCTGCGCGAGAGCTTCCCCCAGTACTACCCGATGCCCGCCTGGCCCGAGCCCGGCGGCTTCCTGCCCGTCGCCTCGACGATCGACGGCGACCAGATCGGCTGGTGCGCCGAGGGCGACGACCCCGACCGGTGGCGCGTCGCGGTCAACCCGCGGCACGCGGACCAAGGGCCGCCCCTGGAGACGAACTTCACGGAGACGCTGCTGAACTGGCTGCGCGGCGGCCGCCCCGTCGGCGACGGCTTCTACTGGCTGCGCAAGGACCAGGACCCGCTGGAGCACATGTTCTTCGAGCCGTTCGGGGAGCCGCGGGAGGAGCCGTAG
- a CDS encoding phosphocholine-specific phospholipase C, with the protein MTPEISRRRLMAIGGGALGVAAVGSFLPPSLQEALAHEPPAHGGLDKIEHVVILMQENRSFDHYFGSLRGVRGFGDRNAIRLPGGTSVFEQPGALRTILPFPVRQAAETQKKDLQYIGALDHSWSGGAKAWHDGWMDGWVTAKTAATMAYYTREDIPLHYELADTFTVCDAYHSSIHTSTSPNRNHLWSGRTGYEPNGKRAVGNDAYAEDTHPGYGWGTYAERLEKSGISWQTYTEWENFTDNQIEFFTTFKAIARKALVKTGLTYMEAFYAKVRDAKDEAERAKLLATLEEGVATLNKRERSLFERGLRRVPTGRLAEEFADDVARGRLAKVSYLVPSALDSEHPSVSSPIHSATIVYKVLDALASHPDVWRRTAVFINYDENDGFFDHVPPPVPGGDSAEEREERWEGRPTGLGARVPMLVVSPWTVGGYVCSEVFDHTSVVRFLEKWTGVREPNISAWRRKVTGDLTGAFDFRRGHRRPDVEQPGAIPPFSGRWNPQPPLKQSMPVQEPGVRRARPLPYQPDADVRPGDADGTLEVRLRNGGSSSAHFALYPYAGEFAVPQHQDVVRKGSWTVPVPGDTYSFTVTGPNGFRREFAGAAADGARVASAITRREIHLTLANRGRRDLVFTVKPLGYVDESDVRSRTRTVRVKARSSRTVAWHTADEHGWYDVEVTADGDAAFRRRLMGHIENGRASVSG; encoded by the coding sequence GTGACTCCGGAGATTTCGCGCAGACGCCTGATGGCGATCGGCGGCGGTGCGCTCGGCGTCGCCGCCGTCGGCTCGTTCCTGCCGCCCTCGCTGCAGGAGGCACTCGCGCACGAGCCGCCGGCCCACGGCGGTCTCGACAAGATCGAGCACGTGGTCATCCTGATGCAGGAGAACCGGTCGTTCGACCACTACTTCGGTTCCCTGCGCGGCGTGCGCGGCTTCGGCGACCGCAACGCGATACGCCTCCCCGGCGGCACCTCGGTCTTCGAGCAGCCGGGCGCCCTGCGCACCATCCTGCCGTTCCCCGTGCGGCAGGCCGCCGAGACGCAGAAGAAGGACCTCCAGTACATCGGCGCCCTCGACCACTCCTGGAGCGGCGGCGCGAAGGCCTGGCACGACGGCTGGATGGACGGCTGGGTCACCGCCAAGACGGCGGCCACCATGGCGTACTACACGCGCGAGGACATCCCGCTGCACTACGAACTCGCCGACACCTTCACCGTCTGCGACGCCTACCACTCCTCCATCCACACCTCCACCAGCCCCAACCGCAACCACCTGTGGAGCGGCAGGACGGGCTACGAACCGAACGGCAAGCGGGCCGTCGGCAACGACGCGTACGCCGAGGACACGCACCCGGGGTACGGCTGGGGCACGTACGCCGAGCGCCTGGAGAAGTCGGGCATCAGCTGGCAGACGTACACCGAGTGGGAGAACTTCACCGACAACCAGATCGAGTTCTTCACGACCTTCAAGGCCATCGCCCGCAAGGCCCTCGTCAAGACGGGCCTCACCTACATGGAGGCCTTCTACGCCAAGGTGCGCGACGCGAAGGACGAGGCCGAGCGCGCCAAGCTGCTCGCCACCCTGGAGGAGGGCGTCGCCACGCTGAACAAGCGTGAACGGTCCCTCTTCGAGCGCGGACTGCGGCGCGTGCCCACCGGCAGGCTGGCCGAGGAGTTCGCCGACGACGTCGCGCGCGGCAGGCTGGCCAAGGTCAGCTACCTGGTGCCGTCCGCCCTCGACTCCGAGCACCCCAGCGTCTCCTCGCCGATCCACAGCGCGACCATCGTCTACAAGGTGCTCGACGCCCTCGCCTCGCACCCGGACGTCTGGCGCCGCACCGCCGTCTTCATCAACTACGACGAGAACGACGGCTTCTTCGACCACGTCCCGCCGCCCGTGCCCGGCGGCGACTCCGCCGAGGAGCGCGAGGAGCGCTGGGAGGGCAGGCCGACGGGGCTCGGCGCGCGCGTGCCGATGCTCGTCGTCTCGCCGTGGACCGTCGGCGGTTACGTCTGCTCCGAGGTCTTCGACCACACCTCCGTCGTGCGCTTCCTGGAGAAGTGGACCGGCGTGCGCGAGCCCAACATCAGCGCCTGGCGCCGCAAGGTCACCGGCGACCTCACCGGCGCCTTCGACTTCCGGCGCGGCCACCGGCGGCCCGACGTCGAGCAGCCGGGCGCCATCCCCCCGTTCAGCGGCCGCTGGAACCCGCAGCCGCCCCTGAAGCAGTCCATGCCGGTCCAGGAACCGGGCGTCCGCCGCGCCCGCCCGCTGCCCTACCAGCCCGACGCCGACGTCAGGCCGGGCGACGCGGACGGCACGCTCGAGGTGCGGCTGCGCAACGGCGGCAGCTCCAGCGCCCACTTCGCGCTCTACCCGTACGCGGGTGAGTTCGCGGTCCCGCAGCATCAGGACGTCGTCCGCAAGGGTTCCTGGACCGTGCCGGTGCCGGGGGACACGTACTCCTTCACCGTCACAGGACCGAACGGCTTCCGGCGCGAGTTCGCGGGGGCCGCGGCCGACGGGGCGCGGGTCGCCTCCGCGATCACCCGACGGGAGATCCACCTCACGCTGGCCAACCGCGGCCGCCGCGACCTCGTCTTCACGGTCAAGCCGCTCGGCTACGTGGACGAATCGGACGTCCGGTCGCGGACGCGGACCGTCCGCGTCAAGGCCCGCAGCAGCCGTACGGTCGCCTGGCACACCGCCGACGAGCACGGCTGGTACGACGTCGAGGTGACCGCCGACGGCGACGCCGCCTTCCGGCGCAGGCTCATGGGACACATCGAGAACGGGCGCGCGAGCGTCTCGGGCTGA
- a CDS encoding MMPL family transporter — protein MAALARWCVRHRLVVVLLWLLALGGAATAAAVAGSAYSNDYEVPGTESGRATQLLNENFHGLGGDSDTVVWHTGPGTSVRAADVEQTMSDALGKIADQPAVASVSGPYDHGGASRISADGRTAYATVTFREQADDIDKADAQAVVDTAKAAASDRLQVELGGTAIGLTESKSAQVAEVVGVAVAAVVLFLAFGSLAASALPIATALVSVGTAYAGIVLLGHLMTVADFAPMLGTLIGLGVGIDYALFIVTRHRKGLKRGLPVAVAAERAVATTGRAVVFAGATVCIALLGMLILRLGFLNGVAIAASLTVVLTVAASVTLLPALLGWIGPRALSRRERRRIAAHGPEPELPTGLAARWAAFVERHPKLLGAVAVLVMAVLALPTLGLHLGTSDQGNNPAKATTRQAYDLLADGFGPGVNGPLTLVGDVYGAGGRVALDDLVTTLRSTEGIASVGPVTYDDGGRAAFLTVVPDSAPQSEATSALVDRLREDVLPRAEADRSLDLRVGGVTASYDDFAEVIVGKLPLFVGVVIGLGCVLLLLAFRSVGIPLKAAAMNVAAVASAFGVVVAIFQWGWGSELLGLGRAGPIEPFLPVIMVSVLFGLSMDYQVFLVSRMYEEWLETGDNRRAVRVGLAETSRVINSAAVIMISVFLAFVLSGDRVIAMFGIALAAAVALDAFVLRTLLVPALMHLLGGANWWLPRRLDRLLPRISIEPPECRSNAGGTSAKIPEQRDTAEDMTGPKEQDVRDIAGRGR, from the coding sequence GTGGCAGCACTTGCCCGCTGGTGCGTCAGGCACCGCCTCGTCGTCGTCCTGCTGTGGCTCCTCGCTCTCGGCGGCGCCGCGACCGCCGCGGCCGTCGCCGGATCCGCGTACTCGAACGACTACGAAGTACCGGGCACCGAGTCGGGCCGTGCGACCCAGCTCCTGAACGAGAACTTCCACGGCCTCGGCGGTGACAGCGACACCGTCGTCTGGCACACCGGGCCCGGCACCTCCGTCCGCGCCGCCGACGTCGAGCAGACGATGTCCGACGCCCTCGGCAAGATCGCCGACCAGCCCGCCGTGGCTTCCGTTTCCGGCCCCTACGACCACGGGGGCGCGAGCCGGATCAGCGCCGACGGCCGCACGGCGTACGCCACCGTCACCTTCCGCGAACAGGCCGACGACATCGACAAGGCCGACGCCCAGGCCGTCGTCGACACCGCCAAGGCCGCCGCGTCCGACCGCCTCCAGGTCGAGCTCGGCGGCACCGCCATCGGGCTCACCGAGTCCAAGAGCGCCCAGGTCGCCGAGGTCGTCGGCGTGGCCGTCGCCGCCGTCGTCCTCTTCCTCGCCTTCGGCTCCCTCGCCGCGTCCGCCCTGCCCATCGCCACCGCCCTGGTGTCCGTCGGCACCGCGTACGCGGGCATCGTGCTGCTCGGCCACCTGATGACCGTCGCCGACTTCGCACCGATGCTCGGCACCCTCATCGGGCTCGGCGTCGGCATCGACTACGCCCTCTTCATCGTCACCAGACACCGCAAGGGCCTCAAACGCGGCCTGCCCGTCGCCGTCGCCGCCGAGCGCGCCGTCGCCACCACCGGACGCGCCGTCGTCTTCGCGGGCGCCACCGTGTGCATCGCCCTCCTCGGCATGCTCATCCTGCGGCTCGGCTTCCTCAACGGCGTCGCCATCGCCGCGTCGCTGACCGTCGTCCTCACCGTCGCCGCGTCCGTCACCCTGCTGCCCGCCCTCCTCGGCTGGATCGGCCCGCGCGCGCTCAGCCGCCGCGAGCGCCGCAGGATCGCCGCGCACGGCCCCGAACCCGAGCTGCCGACCGGGCTCGCCGCCCGCTGGGCCGCCTTCGTGGAGCGCCACCCCAAGCTGCTCGGCGCCGTCGCGGTCCTCGTCATGGCCGTGCTCGCACTGCCCACGCTCGGCCTGCACCTGGGCACGTCCGACCAGGGCAACAACCCGGCGAAGGCCACGACACGGCAGGCGTACGACCTGCTCGCCGACGGCTTCGGGCCCGGCGTGAACGGCCCCCTGACCCTAGTGGGCGACGTCTACGGAGCGGGCGGCCGGGTGGCCCTCGACGACCTCGTCACGACGCTGAGGTCGACCGAGGGCATCGCCTCCGTCGGCCCGGTGACGTACGACGACGGCGGCCGCGCCGCGTTCCTCACCGTCGTCCCCGACTCGGCACCGCAGTCCGAGGCGACCAGCGCGCTCGTCGACCGGCTGCGCGAGGACGTCCTGCCGCGGGCCGAGGCCGACCGCTCCCTGGACCTGCGCGTCGGCGGCGTCACCGCGAGCTACGACGACTTCGCCGAGGTCATCGTCGGCAAACTGCCGCTCTTCGTGGGCGTGGTCATCGGGCTCGGCTGCGTCCTGCTCCTGCTGGCCTTCCGCTCCGTCGGCATCCCCCTCAAGGCCGCCGCGATGAACGTCGCCGCCGTCGCCTCCGCCTTCGGCGTCGTCGTCGCGATCTTCCAGTGGGGGTGGGGGAGCGAACTGCTCGGACTCGGCAGAGCGGGCCCCATCGAACCCTTCCTCCCCGTGATCATGGTGTCCGTGCTCTTCGGGCTCTCCATGGACTACCAGGTCTTCCTGGTCAGCCGGATGTACGAGGAATGGCTGGAGACCGGCGACAACCGGCGGGCCGTCCGCGTCGGGCTCGCCGAGACGAGCCGCGTCATCAACTCCGCCGCCGTCATCATGATCTCGGTCTTCCTCGCCTTCGTCCTCAGCGGCGACCGCGTCATCGCGATGTTCGGCATCGCGCTCGCGGCGGCCGTCGCGCTCGACGCCTTCGTGCTGCGTACGTTGCTCGTGCCGGCCCTCATGCATCTGCTCGGCGGCGCCAACTGGTGGCTGCCGCGCCGCCTGGACCGCCTCCTGCCGCGCATCAGCATCGAGCCGCCCGAATGTCGTTCGAACGCGGGCGGCACATCTGCGAAGATCCCGGAACAGCGGGACACAGCCGAAGACATGACAGGGCCGAAGGAGCAGGATGTTCGCGATATCGCTGGGCGAGGGCGCTGA
- a CDS encoding GNAT family N-acetyltransferase, with product MFAISLGEGAELRPIEPWQAQEFLEHVERAREYAAPYVPFTAKVKDLESARELLQTFADRQAADTGRFYGIWLDGTLVGGVLFRIFDTSVDGCEVGVWLEPSAAGRGLVNKASKVLIDWAVDERGMHRVEWLVSSRNDRSKAAAKRLGFTKDGVLRESFPWQGIRHDMEVWSVLAPEWRALRGEGDAGAVGDAR from the coding sequence ATGTTCGCGATATCGCTGGGCGAGGGCGCTGAGCTGCGGCCGATCGAGCCGTGGCAGGCGCAGGAGTTCCTCGAACACGTCGAGCGGGCGCGGGAGTACGCGGCGCCGTACGTGCCCTTCACCGCGAAGGTGAAGGACCTGGAGTCCGCGCGGGAGCTCCTCCAGACCTTCGCCGACCGGCAGGCCGCGGACACCGGCCGCTTCTACGGCATCTGGCTGGACGGCACGCTCGTCGGCGGCGTCCTCTTCCGGATCTTCGACACCAGCGTGGACGGCTGCGAGGTCGGCGTCTGGCTGGAGCCCTCGGCCGCCGGGCGCGGTCTGGTGAACAAGGCGTCCAAGGTCCTCATCGACTGGGCCGTCGACGAGCGCGGCATGCACCGCGTGGAGTGGCTCGTCTCCTCGCGCAACGACCGCAGCAAGGCGGCCGCCAAGCGGCTCGGCTTCACCAAGGACGGCGTGCTGCGGGAGAGCTTCCCCTGGCAGGGGATCCGGCACGACATGGAGGTCTGGTCCGTCCTGGCGCCGGAGTGGCGGGCGCTGCGCGGCGAGGGCGACGCGGGCGCGGTTGGCGACGCGCGTTAA